In Aspergillus fumigatus Af293 chromosome 2, whole genome shotgun sequence, a genomic segment contains:
- a CDS encoding SDR family oxidoreductase — MPTTKSILITGCSANSIGAALALSLAKRGHHVFATARSPAKIPSPLTTLSNVTLLQLDVTSPASVAAAVQAVQDHGHGLDVLVNNAGAGYTVPLLDADLEHAKRVYETNVWGVVRMIQGFADLLVARRGRVVNLSSVGAVVNTPWIGVYSSSKAAVMQISETLRLELAPLGVGVVCLMVGTVSTSFHENEPRVVLPAGSRYAAIRDVIAQWATGQSGPKGCSVEEFAESIVDDVLGASGSGSGGLVWKGPNSAAVRILSRWCPVWLLDRMMSNGQGLDELAKSVKS; from the exons ATGCCCACAACCAAGTCCATCCTCATAACCGGCTGCTCGGCCAACAGCATCGGCGCAGCTCTCGCCCTCTCCCTCGCCAAACGAGGCCACCATGTCTTCGCCACCGCCCGCTCCCCCGCTAAGATCCCCTCCCCACTGACCACCCTCTCCAATGTCACCCTCCTGCAGCTCGACGTGACATCTCCGGCCTCGGTCGCTGCCGCCGTCCAGGCCGTGCAGGATCACGGCCACGGGCTGGACGTGCTGGTCAATAACGCGGGAGCGGGGTATACCGTCCCCCTGCTGGATGCGGACCTGGAACACGCGAAGCGAGTCTACGAGACGAATGTATGGGGTGTGGTACGGATGATACAGGGATTCGCGGACCTGCTGGTTGCCCGTCGGGGGAGGGTAGTTAATCTGAGCAGTGTGGGGGCTGTAGTGAATACGCCTTGGATTG GGGTATATTCGTCATCCAAAGCGGCCGTCATGCAGATCTCCGAGACGCTGAGGTTGGAATTGGCCCCCCTGGGCGTCGGCGTTGTTTGCCTGATGGTGGGCACCGTTAGCACCTCGTTTCATGAGAATGAGCCGCGGGTGGTTTTGCCCGCGGGCTCGCGCTATGCGGCCATCAGGGATGTCATTGCGCAGTGGGCGACGGGCCAGTCGGGGCCGAAGGGGTGCTCGGTTGAGGAGTTTGCAGAGTCGATTGTAGATGATGTGTTGGGGGccagcggcagcggcagcgggGGGTTGGTCTGGAAGGGACCAAATAGTGCTGCTGTTAGGATCTTGTCACGCTGGTGTCCCGTCTGGCTGTTG GATCGAATGATGAGCAATGGACAGGGACTGGATGAACTGGCGAAGAGTGTAAAGAGTTGA